GATCGGCGTATGAAGCGGCAGCCCCGCGTAGGCGAGCGCTTGCAGCATGCGCGCGTGGTCGTGCGGTTGCCACAATCCGCGCGAGATCGAGAGCAATCCGGCTGCCCGCAGGCCGATGGCGACAGCCGCGCCGTGGCTCATGCGAAACGCGCTCGCGCTCTCGAGCGCGTGACCGACCGTGTGACCGAGGTTCAGCTTGGCGCGCTCGCCGCGTTCTTTCGGATCCCGCGCCGCGATTCGCAGCTTCACGGCCGCGCCTCGCGCGATGAGCGCGCGCCAATCCGTCCCGTCGGACCGGATGTCGAACGTCGAGCACATCTCGAGCAGCCGCGCGTCTCCGATGACCGCTGCTTTGATGATCTCGGTCATTCCCGTTCGGCGATGGATGACAGGCAACGTTGCGAGTGCTCGCAGGTCTGCTATCGAGGCGCTGGGCTGCCAGAACGCGCCGACGAGATTCTTGCGGCGCGCGACATCTACGCCGGTCTTGCCGCCTATGGCGGCATCGGCCATACCGAGCACGGTCGTCGCGACGGCGATCCACGAGATGCCGCGCATGTACGTCGCCGCCGCGAACCCGACAGCATCGGTCACAGCCCCGCCGCCGACGGCCACGATAATGGACGATCGTTCCGCGGCGCAGGCCGCGAGATAATCGCACAAGCGGTTGACAAAACTCAAGCGCTTGATGCCCTCGCCTCCTCTGACGCCGAGGCTGCAGATGACTCGAAAACCAGCTCGCCTGAGACGCGCAGTCATCTCCGACGCTCGGCCCGCGACTCGCTTATCGAAGACCAGAGCGACTCCGTCAGCTTTTGCCGCGCGGACGGCTCGCACGACGTCGGCAGCAGCGTCGCCCGATATCACGTAGGGCGCGATGCGCATCGTCACGCTTTCCCTTTGCCAGCCGCGAGGCCGAGGCGCCTACGGAACCAGCGCGCGATGATATGAGCGATCGCCGCCGGAGCTTTGCCTTCGACGGCTACTCGCAGATCATGGTCGGCGTATGCAGCCGCCCGCTGTGCGAACACCGCCGAGATCGTCTGGAGATCGGGGACGGGTCCAAGAATCGGTCTATGATTCCTATGCGCGACGCGCGCAAGCGCGCCGGCCGGACTTATGGCGAGATAGACGATCACGCCGTCCTTGCGCATCAGGTTCCTGTTGGCGGGATTCAAGACCGCACCCCCGCCCGCCGCAAGGATCGTATTCGACGACCCCGCGAGTTCCGCGATCTTCGCGGATTCGAGTTCGCGAAACCGCTCCTCACCGAGTTCTTTGAATATCGCCGCGATCGGGCCGTGCTCGCGCTCGAGCTCTGCGTCGCAATCGATGAAGGGAAAACCGACGATCCGGGCCACTTTACGGCCCGCGGTGGACTTCCCCGCACCCATGAATCCGGTGAGCCATAACTGCATCGAGCGGGGATTTCGCCTCGCACGCCTCACCCGCCCGCGTCATGCGCGGGGCCATTGAACGGGCGACTGGCGTGGGCCCCTTCACATGTTGCGTACCGTCAATATGGCTTGGTCAGCGGCTGCGTCTCTTCGACGCCGTAAAAGCTCGCGACGAGCCGGTACTCTCCAGCCGGGACTTGCGTGCTGCCTGGATCGATCGTCCAATCCGCGACGTACACTTCTGTTTGTCCGGGATCAAGGCGTAGAGTTGTCGGAGTGCGCCGTATGTTATGGAAGTACGATGAACGCCAGACCTCAAGCGGGAGGACCAACAGACCGCCGAGATACGTGTGGACGCGCCGGGCCACAAATTCGCATTGCAGTTCGGATGGAAAATTCAGCTTCATCGGCAGCGCGGAGTCGTTGGTGACCGCAAATCGAAATTCCACCGCGCCGCTCGCCGGGAGGATGGGCATCGGACGTTGGGTCTCCGGATCGAGGAGTTCGAAGTCGTACGTCATCCCTTCCGGAAGCGTTGGGTCCGGCCGGTGCACCAATTGGGCCAGCCTTGGCGGGATCATCGGTTCGCCCGCCGCTTCGTGCGAGACGAAGCTCACGCCGAAAAGAATAAGGAACACGAGGATGATCACCGTGATCGTGATCTGACCCGGTGTGCTCGTCCTGGATCGGTACGGTTTCACGCGCTCGCCTCAACGCAAGCGGGCCGATGCGCGGACGCGCATCCGGCTGCAAGAGGTATCACATATGAATTGTCGGCTGTGTCCCGCGCCAGCTTTAGCTGATTCCCATCGAAGGGGACGTCGTTTACGGGTCGACAGGCATGAGAATGACGTGCAGCTCGCTTGCCAGACCCGGGTCCGTACGCTCCAAGCCGCGCCATGCATCTTCGTCGCGCGGATCGCCGTCCAGGATGCGCGTATATGCCCCGGCTAGTTTTTGGCGGACGTCCGCTCTTTCGGGGCACAGCTCTGCCAGTTCTCGCCACGCGTCTGCCTCTTGGCCCATTTTGCCCTCGCCGTGGCACAAGACCGCATAGCGCTCCAACGCAGTGGGTAAGCTGCTGCGGTCTCCCTCACGCGCCAGGTGCACGACGCGCGCCGCGTCGTCGATCGAAGCGGGCGAGAGCGACGCGATCCCTCGCGCGGCACCGCATGCTGCCTCAACATCGCGATCGTTCAAAAACGCGTCCAGCGCTCTCCCGTAGCGTTCCAATGCTTCTTCGCGCCGCCCGAGCGCCGCGTAATCGGCTGCCAAAGCGGCAAGCGCGGAACCGTCGTTGGGATTGTCTCGGATCCAGTCCTCGTATTCAGCAACGGCTTCCACGCGTTTTCCGTTTGCGGCGAGCGATGCCGCATAGCCGCAGCGAATCATGGCGTCCGCGGGATACTCCGCAGCGAGCGCTGCGAGCAGTTCGATGTCCTCCGGTCCGGCCGAAGCCGCCGAGATCGCGGCGAACCGGCGCGCCGCGTTGATGTGGCCGTCGCCGCGCGCGGCTTTTTTCGGGCGGCCGAATAGTCCGCGCTTCCCCCCGCCCGAAAGCGCGCGCGCCAATACCGTACGAGCATCGTTGCGCCGGCCGAGGCGCTCGAGCACTCCAGCTTCTTCAACCGCTTTTGCAAGCGGGTCAGAACTCTTCATCAGCTGCTCGATTCAGCGCTGCGCGTCGGCAACCGCTTCACTTTCGGTCCGTCCACAGCGCCGATCTTGCCCTTCACCGATCTGATCTTATCCGCGACGTCGCGATACGTGCAATCGCGCGCATAAAGTTCTTCGAAGGACGACAGCGAAAGTGCGAGCGATTCCGGATCGGTCTTGCTTTCGTAGAGATCGCCCAGATTGTAGAGCGCGTCGTTGTACTGCGATTCCGGAAAGCCGGGCGTCTCGATCGCCTTTTGGAAGCGCTTGGCGGCGGCGGTATCGAGGCCCTGACGGCGCAAGCACAGACCGATCGCGTTGAGGCAGCGGACGACGAATTCCGGCTCGCGCTGGATGGATTGCAAGATGACCAGCGCTTCTTCGACCCGCCCGAGTTCCCGATAGGCGATGCCCAACGTGTACTTCGCCGCCGGGGAGCCGCCGTCGGCGTCGCGTTCCAGCCGCGCGACGAACTGTTCGATGAGGTCGGCGTTCGCCTCGTCGAATCTGGCAAGCGCGACAAGCAGCTCGATCGCTTGGCCTATTTCCCCGCGCGCCGCCTTGACGACGGCGAGCCGGTAGCGCGTCGCCGTATGACCGGGTCGCAGCGTCGCAGCTGTCTCGAGCAAGGACTCCGCTTTTTCGAGGTCCGGGAACTGGTCCGTGAGGATGCACGCGAGCTGGTACGCCGCTCCGGCGTGATACGGATTTTCTTCGAGCGCGCGGCGGTAGGCGTCGGCAGCCTTCTCAAACTCATGCTTGCTCAGCAGCAGGTCGCCGCGACTCGCGTCGTCCACCGCTTTTGCCGCCTCGGCGGCCTTGCTCTTGGCCGTTGCGATCCGCTCGGCGAGCAGCGGGTCGTCTTTGGCGAGAGCTTCCGCCTCTTTGATCGACGTCAGCGCCTCCCGGCCTTGCGACCAACGGATCTGCGTGTCTGCGGCCTCAAGCAGCTGCTCGACGGCCCCGGACGCGTCGCCGACACCGGCGAGCAGCCCGGCCAGTTCTTTGCGGTACGGCACCGGATTCTCGACGCTCTCCGCCAAGCGGCGGCAGACGCGCTCGACGTCCGATGCCCGATGTTGCTCGCGGTAACATGCAAGCGCGAGATCAAGCGTGTGCGCGGCGTCGGCCGCGTGGCCGCTGCGCTCCTGGGCGCGCGCCGCCAGTTCCAGCACGCCGCCGTCTTGCGGGCAGACGGCGAGAAGGCGCGGTGTGAGTTCGTTCGCGCGCGCGTAGTCATCGCTGCCCAAGTACAGCGTCATCGCGGTGCGGTAGGCGACGCCGGCCGCGACAGTGTTGCCGAGTTTTTCGTGCAGCGCACCCAGTTCTTCACGGAATTGCGGATCGTCTGGGAAGCGCGCGACGAGATCGGCATAGGTATCCAGCGCCTTTGCCGGCTCTTTCTCGGATGCGAAATGCGCATCGTCGCGCTGCAGTGCGGCTGCGGTGCTCTGGTCCGCGAACGTCAGGAAGAGTTCGCCGAGCCGCGCATGCGCCACAGCGGCCTTCTTTTCGTCCGCTTCGGCAAGGGTGCGATAGGCATCGCGAGCGCGTTCGACGTCGCCGAGATCGCGTGAAAGGTCGCCGACCACCAACAGGAACGCTGCCGGCAGAGCCGCCACGTTTGCGCGCGCGCGCGCGACTCGCAGCGCTTCGATGGCGCGGCCTTCGTGGATGAGGCCGGCGAGTTCGGCCGCGATGTCGAACGGAATCTCACCTTCGGCCGCAAGCCCTTCGATCGTGCGAAGCGCATCGCCGCAGGCTTCCGGCGGCACCATCCCGACGACGGCTTCCGCGTATCCGCCTTGCTGTGCCGGTTCGCGGCGTACTTCGCTGTCGACGGCCGTGCGAAGCTCGGCGAGTTCGCGCTGGGCCTGCTCGATCTCAAGACGCAGCACGGCCAAGGAAGCTTCCGCCTCCGCTCGTGCCGCTTGCAATTCTAAGAGCGCCGCGCGCTGCGCGCCGACTTTGGCCGATAGCTCTTCGAGAAGCGCTGACTCCCCGGCGATAAGTTTGGTCTTGCCGTCCGCCTCTTTGAGCGCCGCTTCCAGGGCGATGAGTTTGAACCCGAGCGCCTCGGCGTCGGCTTCCCGCTTCGCGCGCAGCGCCTCGGCCTGCTCGGCCGCCGCCATCGCCTCGAGGCGTTTCTGCTCCGCCGCTGCCGCGATAGACTTCGACTTCGCATACGCTTCGTCGAGTTCACGCTTCTTGGCTTCGGTCGCGGCCAGTTCCGACCGTGCTGTTTGGAGATCTTCCTTGATCGCCGCTTCTTTGGCAGCTTTCTGGCGCGCGCTCTTGTCTTCCTCAGCGCGCAGTTCGAGCAATGCCTTATCAGCGGCATCACGCTGCGCTCGAAGGGTCTCGACTTCGTGCGTGAGTTTGTCTCGTTCGGTGACGAGCTTCTTGACCGACTGTTCGTGGCCGGCGCTCGTCTTCGCGACCTTGGCTTCGACAGCCGTCTTCTCAGCGACGGCCTTCTCGGCAGCCGCCTTTTTCTCGAGCAGCGCGTCGAGTTCGGCTTGGGCGCGCGCGTGCCGCGCTTCGAGCCCGGCGAGGGCGAGTTCTTCTGCGGCCTTTGCTTTCGCCGCAGCATCTTGCTGTGCGCTCAGGTCGGCGATCGTCGCTTCGACCTCCGCCTTGGCCTTGACGACTTGTCCGCTCTTCTCGTGCGCTTTTGCGATCGCCGCTTCGGCCGCAGCCTTTTGAGCGAGCAGCATCTCCATCTCCGCCTTGGCGGCGGCGCGCTTCGCATCGATCTCCGCCAGCGCGGCTTCCTGTTCCGCACGGGCTCGCGCCGCTTCGTCGCGGCGTGCCACGAGCGATTCCACTTCCGCTCTCGCTAGAGCGCGTTCTGCTTCAAAGGCTTGTGCAGCAGCTTCTTGCGCGGCTCTTGCCTGCGCTCGTTCCGCCTCAAAGGCTTGTGCAGCAGCCTCCTGGGCCGCTTTCGCCCGAGCGCGTTCCGCCTCAAAGGCTTGTGCAGCGGCCTCCTGTGCCGCCTTCGCCCGGGCGCGTTCCGCTTCAAATGCTTGCGCAGCCGCTTCTTGTGCGGCTTTCGCCGACGACGCCGCATCCGATTGCAAGCGCAGCGCCGCGACTTCCGCTTCCGCTTTTTCGCGCTCGGCGCGCAGCTCTTCGATCGCCGACTTCACCGACTCCAACTCGAGTTCGGTGGTGAGACGTTGTCCGGCCAGTTCGGCGAGCTCGGTCTTCAATTCCGCGCGTTCTTTGTCGGCGGACTGCACGAGGTCCGAGTCGCGGAGTTTGGCCTTGTCGACCTCGCTCTGCATGCGTCGCAGCTCTGCTTCGAGGTTTTCTCTCGCGGCCGCGAGGGAATCGATCTCTTCCTTAAGACTATCGCGTCGCTCGGCGGCTGCGGTATCCTCCGCCTGCGTCGCCGCGGGAGCGCTGTGAGCCGCGGCGGGGGTCACCGGCGCTTTCTCCGGTTCCGCGGTCGAAGCTGCGCGAGAGGGCTGGACCTGCCGCGGCAGCGGCGCCGCGGTTTTTGCGGGCTTTGGTGCAACGGGAGGCGCCGCCGCGTCCTCAGCCGCTCCGGTTTCGACATCGTCGCTATCGTGCTCGTCGAGATCGTCGAGCATGAAGCGCGCTTTTTGATTCCCGCTGTCCAGGGCGAGCACCATGTTCAGCATCTGACGCGCGGTGCCGACCTGCCCGTGCTCGCGCGCGATGTCCGCCGCTTGCACGTAGTAACCGAGCGCTTCAGGCACCATGCCCTTCGTCTGGTGCAGCTGGCCCATGTGCACGAGAGCCTGGACGTGACCCTTTTCCTTGTCGAGCACTTTCTTGAAGGCGAGGATCGCTTGGTCGTGCTGACCGTTGGCTTGATAGATGCAGCCCGCTTCGAACAACGCCGGCAAGTGCTTCAAGTTCGAGCGGCGCAGAACGTCGATGAATTTCGCCAACGCGTCTTGGGTGCGCCCTTCGACGACGTCCGCTTGCCCGAGCTGGAACAATACGTCGACGCTCGTCGGCTCGAGTTCGTACGCAGCGGCGAAGGCCTGCCGAGCGCGCGTCATGTCGGCGTCGTCGTAGAGGAAGCCGCTGCCGGCGGCCAAGTACGCGGCGACGGCGGCTTCTTTCGCGCCGACGGCCGCGTAGAGTCCGGCTGCCTCGAGTTTCGATTCCGACGAGCAATCGGTGATCGCCGACAGTTCGCCTAAGACGGCGATCGCGCCGGGGCTATCCTTCGACTCGACTTTCGCTTTGGCGCGCGCGAGCACGTCCGCAGCCGGATCTGCAGCCTTCTTGGAACTATCCCCGCTCGACTTAGCCACCGCTCACAGATTCTCTACTCGACATACCTTAGCAATGCGCACAGTGTCAATCGCCTAGCCAACCGGATCTCTTCCGGCAGGCAGGGCGTTTCAACACTCCTTTTGATTGTATCGGCGTGGCTTTCGCTACCCGGGCCGCGGCTGCGTCAAGGCACCATGCGACAGACTGTTTGTGACGCAGCGCACACCGCCCCGGGCCCTAATCGTTGCCGGCGGGCGGGTGCAGCACCGAGAAGAGCGCTCTCGCACCGCGTTCGGATGCTGCGAAGTGCGCTGTGAGTTCCTCAACCGAATCACTGCCGTACTTCTCAGAGACCGCTTCAGCAAGGGCGATGCAGAGCATCGCCTCGCCGATCACCGATGCCGCAGGTACCGCGCAGACGTCGCTGCGCACGATCGTGGCCGGCGCGCGCGCCCCGGTCACGAGGTCGACAGAAGCCAAGGGACGCATCAACGTGGCGATCGGCTTCACTCGCACGTATGCCACGACATCCTGTCCGTTTGACATGCCGCCCTCGATCCCACCAGCGCGGTTGGACCCGCGCGCCGGACCATCCTGACCGGGTTCGAACGTATCGTGCGCCGTGCTTCCCGTGAACGCCCCGCCAAAACTCCCACTGCCTATTTCCACGGCTTTCACCGTCTGAATGCTCATGAGCGCTCCCGCGATCCGCGCATCGAGGCGGTCGGCGGGTTGACGGTTGCCGCCGATTCCCACGGGCATTCCCGCTGCTCGAACTTCGAAGGCTCCCCCCAGCGTGTCGCCGTCTTCCTTCGCCTTGTCTATCGCCTCGACCATGGCCGCACTGGCCGCGTCGTCGTCGCAGCGCACCGGGGAGTCCTCGACGTCAGGGCCAGGTGCCCGGTCGAACTGGCGCGATGCGACGTCGCCGATCCGAACGACTCGGCCCGAGACGCGTATGCCGACGAGCGCGAGGTATTGCCGGCATAACGCTCCGACGGCGACGCGCATGGCCGTTTCGCGCGCACTCGCGCGCTCCAAGACGTTTCGCAGATCGCGATGACGGTATTTCAGAGCGCCCGCGAAATCCGCATGACCAGGCCGCGGCCGGGTGATCGGCGGCCCCGCGCCCGTCATCGGGTCCATGATGTTGCGGACATTCTCGAAGTCGCGGTTGCGCACGTAGAGCGCAACCGGCGAGCCCAAGGTCTCGCCCCCGCGCACGCCGCTCAAGAACTCGACCTCATCCGACTCGATTTGCATCCGGCGCCCGCGTCCGTGGCCGCCCTGACGCCGTTTCAACTCGGCTTGGATCGCCGGTACATCGAGTCGCATCCCGGCCGGCAGTCCGTCGACGATGCCGACCAGCGCAGGGCCGTGCGATTCACCCGCGGTCAGATACCGGATCATGCAAGTCGCCTAACGCCATCGGC
Above is a genomic segment from Candidatus Eremiobacteraceae bacterium containing:
- a CDS encoding BsuPI-related putative proteinase inhibitor — its product is MKPYRSRTSTPGQITITVIILVFLILFGVSFVSHEAAGEPMIPPRLAQLVHRPDPTLPEGMTYDFELLDPETQRPMPILPASGAVEFRFAVTNDSALPMKLNFPSELQCEFVARRVHTYLGGLLVLPLEVWRSSYFHNIRRTPTTLRLDPGQTEVYVADWTIDPGSTQVPAGEYRLVASFYGVEETQPLTKPY
- a CDS encoding tetratricopeptide repeat protein is translated as MAKSSGDSSKKAADPAADVLARAKAKVESKDSPGAIAVLGELSAITDCSSESKLEAAGLYAAVGAKEAAVAAYLAAGSGFLYDDADMTRARQAFAAAYELEPTSVDVLFQLGQADVVEGRTQDALAKFIDVLRRSNLKHLPALFEAGCIYQANGQHDQAILAFKKVLDKEKGHVQALVHMGQLHQTKGMVPEALGYYVQAADIAREHGQVGTARQMLNMVLALDSGNQKARFMLDDLDEHDSDDVETGAAEDAAAPPVAPKPAKTAAPLPRQVQPSRAASTAEPEKAPVTPAAAHSAPAATQAEDTAAAERRDSLKEEIDSLAAARENLEAELRRMQSEVDKAKLRDSDLVQSADKERAELKTELAELAGQRLTTELELESVKSAIEELRAEREKAEAEVAALRLQSDAASSAKAAQEAAAQAFEAERARAKAAQEAAAQAFEAERARAKAAQEAAAQAFEAERAQARAAQEAAAQAFEAERALARAEVESLVARRDEAARARAEQEAALAEIDAKRAAAKAEMEMLLAQKAAAEAAIAKAHEKSGQVVKAKAEVEATIADLSAQQDAAAKAKAAEELALAGLEARHARAQAELDALLEKKAAAEKAVAEKTAVEAKVAKTSAGHEQSVKKLVTERDKLTHEVETLRAQRDAADKALLELRAEEDKSARQKAAKEAAIKEDLQTARSELAATEAKKRELDEAYAKSKSIAAAAEQKRLEAMAAAEQAEALRAKREADAEALGFKLIALEAALKEADGKTKLIAGESALLEELSAKVGAQRAALLELQAARAEAEASLAVLRLEIEQAQRELAELRTAVDSEVRREPAQQGGYAEAVVGMVPPEACGDALRTIEGLAAEGEIPFDIAAELAGLIHEGRAIEALRVARARANVAALPAAFLLVVGDLSRDLGDVERARDAYRTLAEADEKKAAVAHARLGELFLTFADQSTAAALQRDDAHFASEKEPAKALDTYADLVARFPDDPQFREELGALHEKLGNTVAAGVAYRTAMTLYLGSDDYARANELTPRLLAVCPQDGGVLELAARAQERSGHAADAAHTLDLALACYREQHRASDVERVCRRLAESVENPVPYRKELAGLLAGVGDASGAVEQLLEAADTQIRWSQGREALTSIKEAEALAKDDPLLAERIATAKSKAAEAAKAVDDASRGDLLLSKHEFEKAADAYRRALEENPYHAGAAYQLACILTDQFPDLEKAESLLETAATLRPGHTATRYRLAVVKAARGEIGQAIELLVALARFDEANADLIEQFVARLERDADGGSPAAKYTLGIAYRELGRVEEALVILQSIQREPEFVVRCLNAIGLCLRRQGLDTAAAKRFQKAIETPGFPESQYNDALYNLGDLYESKTDPESLALSLSSFEELYARDCTYRDVADKIRSVKGKIGAVDGPKVKRLPTRSAESSS
- a CDS encoding 3-dehydroquinate synthase family protein, whose translation is MRIAPYVISGDAAADVVRAVRAAKADGVALVFDKRVAGRASEMTARLRRAGFRVICSLGVRGGEGIKRLSFVNRLCDYLAACAAERSSIIVAVGGGAVTDAVGFAAATYMRGISWIAVATTVLGMADAAIGGKTGVDVARRKNLVGAFWQPSASIADLRALATLPVIHRRTGMTEIIKAAVIGDARLLEMCSTFDIRSDGTDWRALIARGAAVKLRIAARDPKERGERAKLNLGHTVGHALESASAFRMSHGAAVAIGLRAAGLLSISRGLWQPHDHARMLQALAYAGLPLHTPIASSAAAFAALKSDKKRVAGSSRFVLPTSIGKVIHGVTVRDAAVRRIMCRCSRPPGRDELEA
- a CDS encoding shikimate kinase, whose translation is MQLWLTGFMGAGKSTAGRKVARIVGFPFIDCDAELEREHGPIAAIFKELGEERFRELESAKIAELAGSSNTILAAGGGAVLNPANRNLMRKDGVIVYLAISPAGALARVAHRNHRPILGPVPDLQTISAVFAQRAAAYADHDLRVAVEGKAPAAIAHIIARWFRRRLGLAAGKGKA
- the aroC gene encoding chorismate synthase; translation: MIRYLTAGESHGPALVGIVDGLPAGMRLDVPAIQAELKRRQGGHGRGRRMQIESDEVEFLSGVRGGETLGSPVALYVRNRDFENVRNIMDPMTGAGPPITRPRPGHADFAGALKYRHRDLRNVLERASARETAMRVAVGALCRQYLALVGIRVSGRVVRIGDVASRQFDRAPGPDVEDSPVRCDDDAASAAMVEAIDKAKEDGDTLGGAFEVRAAGMPVGIGGNRQPADRLDARIAGALMSIQTVKAVEIGSGSFGGAFTGSTAHDTFEPGQDGPARGSNRAGGIEGGMSNGQDVVAYVRVKPIATLMRPLASVDLVTGARAPATIVRSDVCAVPAASVIGEAMLCIALAEAVSEKYGSDSVEELTAHFAASERGARALFSVLHPPAGND